In the genome of Spartobacteria bacterium, one region contains:
- a CDS encoding HEPN domain-containing protein, whose translation MSGDAKSWFAFADENLAVAELALENGYFNACLQNAQQAVEKYSSIYIPSKYPTQSVLPDFEPDQEISQHCVDLAKKVREALEKFSTMRTGSGAGGDCGEFD comes from the coding sequence ATGAGCGGTGATGCCAAGAGTTGGTTTGCATTTGCAGATGAAAATTTGGCTGTAGCCGAATTGGCGCTGGAAAACGGATATTTTAACGCTTGTCTTCAAAATGCTCAGCAAGCGGTGGAAAAATATAGCTCTATCTACATTCCGTCAAAATACCCGACACAAAGCGTACTTCCTGATTTTGAACCGGATCAGGAAATCAGCCAGCACTGCGTGGATCTTGCGAAGAAGGTGCGTGAAGCATTGGAAAAGTTCTCGACAATGAGAACAGGATCTGGCGCGGGGGGAGATTGTGGTGAATTCGATTGA
- a CDS encoding nucleotidyltransferase domain-containing protein — MILNAKHKQVIKQELAACLANDAEISRIVVFGSFNRSESPADMDVAIFQTSDLPYLPLVLKYRKQTRAIARRIPLDIIPVRAGSANGPLLDEINKGETIYER, encoded by the coding sequence ATGATTCTGAATGCAAAGCACAAACAGGTTATTAAGCAGGAACTGGCAGCCTGCCTTGCAAACGATGCGGAGATTTCTCGCATCGTCGTTTTTGGTTCATTTAACCGTTCGGAATCGCCTGCGGATATGGATGTTGCTATTTTTCAAACAAGCGATCTGCCGTATTTGCCTCTTGTTCTGAAATACCGCAAGCAAACACGAGCAATCGCCCGGCGAATACCCCTCGATATTATCCCGGTGCGTGCAGGATCCGCTAACGGACCTCTCCTAGATGAAATCAATAAAGGCGAAACCATCTATGAGCGGTGA